The Pseudomonas azadiae genome includes a window with the following:
- the narH gene encoding nitrate reductase subunit beta, translated as MKIRSQIGMVLNLDKCIGCHTCSITCKNVWTSREGMEYAWFNNVESKPGIGYPKEWENQDKWKGGWVRNANGSINPRIGGKFRVLANIFANPDLPSLDDYYEPFDFDYQHLHTAPLGEHQPTARPRSLVSGKRMQKIEWGPNWEEILGTEFAKRRKDKNFDQIQADIYGEYENTFMMYLPRLCEHCLNPACAASCPSGAIYKREEDGIVLIDQEKCRGWRMCISGCPYKKIYFNWKSGKSEKCIFCYPRIEAGMPTVCAETCVGRIRYLGVLLYDADRISEVASTANEHDLYEKQLEIFLDPNDPAVIRQALADGVPQSVIDSAQRSPVYKMAVDWKLALPLHPEYRTLPMVWYVPPLSPIQNAAAAGTVGMNGVIPDVDSLRIPLRYLANMLTAGDEKPVKRALKRLLAMRAFKRSQQVDGVEDLQVLEDVGLSVAQVEEMYRYLAIANYEDRFVVPSAHREDAMSDAFAERSGCGFSFGSGCSGSSDTNMFGAKKANRRDVLKTVQIWED; from the coding sequence ATGAAGATTCGCTCACAGATCGGCATGGTGCTGAACCTGGACAAATGCATCGGCTGTCACACCTGCTCGATCACTTGCAAGAACGTGTGGACCAGCCGCGAAGGCATGGAATACGCCTGGTTCAACAACGTCGAGTCCAAGCCCGGCATCGGCTACCCCAAGGAATGGGAAAACCAGGACAAGTGGAAGGGCGGCTGGGTGCGCAACGCCAACGGCAGCATCAACCCACGCATCGGCGGCAAGTTCCGCGTGCTGGCCAACATCTTCGCCAACCCGGACCTGCCGAGCCTGGACGACTATTACGAGCCGTTCGACTTCGACTACCAGCACCTGCACACCGCGCCCCTGGGCGAGCACCAACCCACTGCGCGCCCGCGTTCGCTGGTGTCGGGCAAGCGCATGCAGAAGATCGAGTGGGGCCCCAACTGGGAAGAAATCCTCGGCACCGAGTTTGCCAAGCGCCGCAAGGACAAGAACTTCGACCAGATCCAGGCCGACATCTACGGTGAGTACGAAAACACCTTCATGATGTACCTGCCGCGCCTGTGTGAGCACTGCCTCAACCCGGCGTGCGCGGCATCGTGCCCCAGTGGCGCGATCTACAAGCGTGAAGAAGACGGCATCGTGCTGATCGACCAGGAAAAATGCCGTGGCTGGCGCATGTGCATCAGCGGCTGCCCGTACAAGAAAATCTACTTCAACTGGAAGAGCGGCAAGTCCGAGAAGTGCATCTTCTGCTACCCGCGTATCGAAGCCGGCATGCCCACCGTGTGCGCCGAAACCTGCGTCGGCCGGATTCGTTATCTCGGCGTGTTGCTGTACGACGCCGACCGTATCAGCGAAGTGGCCAGCACCGCCAACGAACATGACTTGTACGAGAAGCAACTGGAGATTTTCCTCGACCCCAATGACCCGGCGGTGATCCGCCAGGCCCTGGCCGATGGCGTGCCGCAGTCGGTGATCGACTCGGCCCAGCGCTCGCCGGTCTACAAGATGGCCGTGGACTGGAAACTCGCGCTGCCTCTGCACCCGGAATACCGCACCTTGCCGATGGTCTGGTACGTGCCGCCACTGTCGCCGATCCAGAACGCCGCAGCCGCCGGTACCGTGGGCATGAACGGCGTGATCCCGGACGTCGACAGCCTGCGCATTCCGCTGCGTTACCTGGCGAACATGCTCACCGCCGGCGATGAAAAACCGGTCAAGCGTGCGCTTAAACGTCTATTGGCGATGCGGGCCTTCAAGCGTTCCCAGCAAGTGGACGGCGTCGAAGACCTGCAAGTGCTCGAAGACGTCGGCCTGAGCGTGGCCCAGGTGGAAGAGATGTACCGCTACCTGGCCATCGCCAACTACGAAGACCGTTTTGTGGTGCCCAGCGCCCACCGTGAAGACGCCATGAGCGACGCGTTTGCCGAACGCTCCGGCTGTGGTTTCAGCTTTGGCAGCGGCTGCAGTGGCAGTTCCGACACCAACATGTTCGGCGCCAAGAAGGCCAATCGCCGCGACGTGCTCAAAACTGTACAGATCTGGGAGGACTGA
- the narJ gene encoding nitrate reductase molybdenum cofactor assembly chaperone, which produces MRILKVISLLLDYPTETLVNGRDELEQAIVESREISPKQRGALFELLELICANDLMDGQEHYGALFGRGRSLSLLLFEHVHGESRDRGQAMVDMMAQYEAAGFAIGVKELPDYIPLYLEFLSTREDIEAREGLADVAHLLALLAARLDERESGYASCFRALLQIAGAEPHQAVAELRAQVAAEPRDDSLEALDKIWEEEAVDFMQAEQQDRCSAMPSAPGKAREESAVPLHWVDFQREGQAAVPAAEVGNV; this is translated from the coding sequence ATGCGCATTCTTAAAGTGATCTCACTGTTGCTGGACTACCCCACTGAAACCCTGGTGAATGGCCGCGACGAGTTGGAACAGGCGATTGTCGAATCGCGGGAAATCAGCCCCAAGCAACGCGGCGCGTTGTTCGAGTTGCTGGAACTGATCTGCGCCAATGACTTGATGGACGGCCAGGAACATTACGGCGCGCTGTTCGGTCGCGGGCGGTCGCTGTCGCTGTTGTTGTTCGAGCACGTGCACGGCGAGTCCCGTGACCGTGGCCAGGCGATGGTCGACATGATGGCGCAGTACGAAGCCGCCGGGTTTGCCATTGGCGTCAAGGAGCTGCCGGACTATATCCCGCTGTACCTGGAGTTTTTGTCCACCCGCGAAGACATCGAAGCCCGCGAGGGCCTGGCGGATGTGGCGCACTTGCTGGCGTTGCTCGCGGCACGGCTGGACGAGCGTGAGAGCGGTTATGCCAGTTGTTTCCGTGCGCTGTTGCAGATCGCCGGCGCCGAGCCGCACCAGGCGGTGGCCGAGCTACGCGCCCAGGTCGCCGCCGAGCCGCGCGACGACTCCCTCGAAGCCCTGGACAAAATCTGGGAAGAGGAAGCCGTGGACTTTATGCAGGCCGAACAGCAGGACCGTTGCAGCGCTATGCCGAGCGCGCCAGGCAAGGCCCGCGAAGAAAGCGCGGTGCCGTTGCATTGGGTGGATTTTCAGCGAGAAGGGCAGGCCGCCGTGCCGGCCGCGGAGGTGGGCAATGTCTAA
- the narI gene encoding respiratory nitrate reductase subunit gamma: MSKWNLLVFGVYPYVALAICLLGSWARFDLSQYTWKAGSSQILNNRGMRVASNFFHVGVLFVLAGHFVGLLTPAAVYHHVISTENKQLLAMVSGGFFGLLCLVGLLMLVKRRLSDPRVRATSSPSDILILLVLLAQLLLGLLTIVASTGHMDGSVMVMLADWAQNVVLLRPLEAAASIAPVSLIYKAHVALGLTLFVLFPFTRLVHMVSAPIWYLGRRYQIVRQK, from the coding sequence ATGTCTAAGTGGAATTTGCTGGTATTCGGGGTCTATCCCTATGTGGCGTTGGCGATCTGCCTGTTGGGCAGTTGGGCGCGGTTTGATCTGTCGCAGTACACCTGGAAGGCCGGCTCCAGCCAGATACTCAATAACCGCGGCATGCGCGTGGCGAGCAACTTCTTTCATGTGGGCGTGCTGTTTGTGCTGGCCGGGCATTTTGTCGGCCTGCTGACCCCGGCGGCGGTGTATCACCACGTGATCAGCACCGAGAACAAGCAGTTGCTGGCGATGGTCTCCGGCGGCTTCTTCGGCCTGCTGTGCCTGGTGGGCCTGCTGATGCTGGTCAAGCGCCGTCTGAGCGACCCGCGCGTGCGGGCGACCTCGAGCCCGTCGGACATCCTGATCCTGCTGGTTTTGCTCGCGCAATTGCTGCTGGGGCTGCTGACCATTGTCGCCTCCACCGGGCATATGGACGGTTCGGTCATGGTGATGCTCGCCGACTGGGCGCAGAACGTGGTGCTGTTGCGGCCGCTGGAAGCGGCGGCGTCGATCGCGCCGGTGTCGCTGATCTACAAGGCCCATGTGGCGCTGGGCCTGACACTGTTCGTGCTGTTCCCGTTTACCCGCCTGGTGCACATGGTCAGCGCACCGATCTGGTACCTGGGGCGTCGTTATCAAATCGTGCGGCAGAAGTAG
- a CDS encoding peptidylprolyl isomerase, with protein sequence MTTGCGCGGGNGGSGGCGSSAKEAVIEVEAPVAPELIASSEQEWPIISVNGVPVTPEAMALELQYHPAESRESAVYLAARALVIRELLQQRIAALGLAVEIAAGENQEEAATRLLLEREVKVPECDEATCERYFDNNRGRFHSAPLLAVRHILLECAPDDAEARDLARSQAEVLLLSLEEQPGRFAELALTYSACPSKAQGGSLGQISKGQTVPELERQLFTLAPGLAGQPLESRYGWHVISIDQRIEGQPLPYEAVAGSIRTQLQQGVWQKALVQYLQTLIGAADIRGLALQGADSPLVQ encoded by the coding sequence ATGACAACGGGATGCGGATGTGGTGGTGGGAATGGCGGCAGCGGCGGTTGCGGTTCATCGGCCAAGGAAGCGGTGATCGAGGTCGAGGCGCCTGTGGCGCCGGAACTGATCGCCAGCAGTGAGCAGGAGTGGCCGATCATCAGCGTCAACGGCGTGCCGGTCACGCCCGAGGCGATGGCCCTGGAGTTGCAGTATCACCCGGCCGAAAGCCGCGAGTCGGCGGTTTACCTGGCCGCTCGCGCCCTGGTGATTCGCGAGCTGCTGCAGCAGCGCATCGCCGCGTTGGGCCTGGCGGTGGAGATCGCCGCTGGCGAAAACCAAGAGGAAGCGGCCACGCGCTTGTTGCTGGAGCGCGAGGTCAAGGTGCCCGAGTGTGACGAGGCCACCTGTGAGCGTTATTTCGACAACAACCGTGGGCGTTTCCACAGTGCGCCGTTGCTGGCGGTGCGGCACATCCTGCTCGAATGCGCGCCGGACGATGCCGAGGCGCGCGATCTGGCGCGCAGCCAGGCAGAAGTCTTGCTGCTGAGCCTGGAAGAACAGCCGGGCCGGTTTGCCGAATTGGCCCTCACCTATTCGGCGTGCCCGTCCAAGGCCCAGGGCGGCTCGCTGGGCCAGATCAGCAAGGGCCAGACCGTCCCCGAACTGGAGCGCCAGCTGTTCACCCTGGCGCCGGGCCTGGCTGGCCAACCGCTGGAGAGCCGTTACGGCTGGCACGTGATCAGCATCGACCAGCGCATCGAAGGCCAGCCGCTGCCCTATGAAGCCGTGGCCGGTTCAATCCGCACCCAATTGCAGCAAGGCGTGTGGCAGAAGGCGTTGGTGCAGTACCTGCAAACCCTGATCGGTGCGGCGGACATCCGCGGCCTTGCGCTGCAAGGCGCCGACTCGCCGTTGGTGCAGTGA
- the moaA gene encoding GTP 3',8-cyclase MoaA, giving the protein MSLVDGLGRSIDYLRLSVTDRCDFRCVYCMAQNMTFLPRQQVLSLEELERLARLFVGQGVRKIRLTGGEPLIRPGIVDLCRNIAALPGLRELVMTSNGSQLARLARPLVEAGVKRMNISLDSLDAARFRAITRNGDLRQVLDGIEAARDAGFERVKLNCVVMKGRNLDEVPALVRYAIEQGIDISFIEEMPLGDVGRSRGETFCASDEVRAVIAREHGLIDSTENSGGPARYVRLARHPGTRIGFISPNSHNFCGSCNRVRMTVEGQLLLCLGQERAVDFRGLLRRYPLDDGPLVEALHGALESKPLRHDFTGAGEVQVVRFMNMSGG; this is encoded by the coding sequence ATGAGCCTGGTGGATGGGCTCGGCCGTTCAATCGATTACCTGCGCTTGTCGGTGACCGATCGCTGTGATTTTCGCTGTGTGTATTGCATGGCGCAAAACATGACGTTCCTGCCGCGCCAGCAGGTGTTGAGCCTGGAAGAACTGGAACGCCTGGCCAGGCTGTTTGTGGGGCAGGGCGTGCGCAAGATCCGCCTGACCGGCGGCGAACCGTTGATCCGTCCGGGCATTGTTGACCTGTGCCGCAACATCGCAGCGCTGCCTGGCTTGCGTGAATTGGTGATGACCAGCAATGGTTCGCAACTGGCGCGCTTGGCGCGGCCGCTGGTGGAGGCGGGGGTCAAGCGCATGAACATCAGCCTCGACAGCCTGGATGCTGCGCGCTTTAGGGCGATTACCCGCAACGGTGATCTGCGCCAGGTGCTCGACGGCATTGAGGCGGCGCGGGACGCGGGGTTCGAGCGGGTCAAGCTTAACTGCGTGGTGATGAAGGGACGCAATTTGGATGAGGTACCGGCGTTGGTGCGGTATGCGATCGAGCAGGGCATCGACATCAGTTTTATCGAGGAAATGCCCCTGGGAGATGTGGGGCGTTCGCGGGGGGAGACGTTCTGCGCCAGCGATGAGGTGCGCGCGGTGATTGCGCGGGAACATGGGTTGATCGACAGCACCGAGAACAGCGGCGGGCCGGCGCGGTATGTGCGGTTGGCGCGGCATCCCGGGACGCGCATCGGGTTTATTTCGCCTAATTCGCATAATTTCTGTGGCAGTTGTAATCGCGTGCGGATGACGGTGGAGGGGCAGTTGTTGCTGTGTCTGGGGCAGGAGCGGGCGGTGGATTTTCGAGGGTTGCTCAGGCGCTACCCACTCGACGATGGGCCGCTGGTTGAAGCCTTGCACGGGGCATTGGAAAGCAAGCCCTTACGCCATGATTTCACCGGGGCGGGAGAAGTGCAGGTGGTGCGGTTCATGAACATGAGCGGTGGCTAA
- a CDS encoding ribonucleoside triphosphate reductase, giving the protein MQSTLSPLVSTRLQKRDGNLVPFNPEKIRQALIAAGTATSDYQTSDVDLLLGAVLARLRGIEQLDVEQVQDSVERVLMDAGYFLSMRAYIVYREQHGRLRRDRKTLIEVATSMNEYLDREDWRVQANANQGYSLGGLVLNVAGKVTANYWLDEVYSEQIGRAHREADLHIHDLDMLAGYCAGWSLRTLLHEGLNGVPGRVEAGPPKHLGSALGQMVNFLGTLQNEWAGAQAFSSFDTYLAPYVRKDQLSYPEVRQALQEFIYNLNVPSRWGTQTPFTNLTFDWVCPEDLREQIPVIGGEEMPFAYGDLQAEMELINRAYIEVMQAGDAKGRVFTFPIPTYNITHDFPWDSDNADRLFEMTARYGLPYFQNFLNSDMQPNQVRSMCCRLQLDVRELLKRGGGLFGSAEQTGSLGVVTINCARLGYLFKGDTSGLLQRLDSLMELAMESLEVKRKVIQHHMDAGLYPYTKRYLGTLRNHFSTIGLNGMHEMLRNFSADEQGMHTEQGRAFALKLLDHVRATLLRFQEETGHLYNLEATPAEGTTYRFAKEDRKRYPDILQAGSDVAPYYTNSSQLPVGFTQDPFEALELQDELQCKYTGGTVLHLYMAEQISSTQACKQLVRKALGRFRLPYLTVTPTFSICPVHGYLAGEHEFCPKCDDVLALAAQS; this is encoded by the coding sequence ATGCAAAGCACCCTCAGCCCGTTGGTCAGTACCCGATTGCAAAAGCGCGACGGCAATCTAGTCCCTTTCAACCCCGAAAAAATCCGCCAGGCCCTGATCGCCGCCGGCACCGCCACCAGCGACTATCAAACCAGTGACGTCGACCTGCTGCTGGGCGCTGTCCTGGCACGGCTCAGAGGCATCGAACAACTGGATGTAGAGCAAGTCCAGGACAGCGTCGAGCGCGTGTTGATGGACGCCGGCTACTTCCTGTCGATGCGCGCCTACATCGTCTACCGCGAGCAACACGGCCGCTTGCGCCGCGACCGCAAGACGCTGATCGAAGTCGCCACCTCGATGAACGAATACCTCGACCGCGAAGACTGGCGCGTGCAGGCCAATGCCAACCAGGGTTATTCCCTGGGTGGGCTGGTGCTGAATGTGGCGGGCAAGGTCACCGCCAATTATTGGCTGGATGAGGTCTACAGCGAGCAGATCGGCCGGGCGCACCGCGAGGCGGACCTGCATATCCATGACCTGGACATGCTCGCCGGCTATTGCGCCGGCTGGTCCTTGCGGACGTTGCTGCACGAAGGGCTCAACGGCGTGCCGGGGCGAGTGGAGGCGGGGCCGCCCAAGCACTTGGGCAGCGCCCTGGGGCAGATGGTCAACTTCCTCGGCACCCTGCAAAACGAGTGGGCCGGCGCCCAGGCGTTCAGTTCGTTCGACACGTATCTGGCGCCCTATGTGCGCAAGGACCAATTGAGTTACCCCGAAGTGCGCCAGGCGCTGCAGGAGTTCATCTACAACCTCAACGTGCCATCGCGCTGGGGTACCCAGACGCCGTTTACCAACCTGACCTTCGACTGGGTATGCCCCGAAGATCTGCGCGAGCAAATCCCGGTGATCGGCGGCGAGGAAATGCCGTTTGCCTATGGCGACCTGCAAGCGGAAATGGAGCTGATCAACCGCGCCTACATCGAAGTGATGCAGGCCGGCGATGCCAAGGGCCGGGTGTTCACTTTCCCGATTCCGACCTACAACATCACCCACGACTTCCCCTGGGACAGCGACAATGCCGACCGCCTGTTCGAGATGACGGCACGCTATGGCTTGCCGTATTTCCAGAACTTCCTCAATTCGGATATGCAGCCTAACCAAGTGCGTTCGATGTGCTGCCGCCTGCAACTGGACGTGCGCGAATTGCTCAAGCGCGGCGGCGGGCTGTTCGGCTCGGCGGAGCAGACCGGCTCCCTGGGCGTGGTGACGATCAACTGCGCGCGCCTGGGCTACCTGTTCAAGGGCGACACCTCAGGTTTGCTGCAGCGCCTGGACAGCCTGATGGAATTGGCCATGGAAAGCCTGGAGGTCAAGCGCAAGGTGATCCAGCATCACATGGACGCCGGGCTCTACCCCTACACCAAGCGCTACCTGGGCACGCTGCGCAATCACTTCTCCACCATTGGCCTGAATGGCATGCACGAGATGCTGCGTAATTTCAGTGCCGACGAGCAGGGCATGCACACCGAGCAGGGGCGCGCGTTTGCCCTCAAGTTGCTCGACCATGTACGCGCCACTTTGCTGCGCTTCCAGGAAGAAACCGGCCACCTCTACAACCTCGAGGCAACCCCGGCCGAAGGCACCACTTACCGCTTCGCCAAGGAAGACCGCAAGCGTTACCCGGACATTCTGCAAGCGGGCAGCGACGTCGCGCCGTATTACACCAACTCATCGCAACTGCCGGTGGGCTTCACCCAGGACCCGTTCGAAGCCCTGGAACTGCAGGACGAACTGCAATGCAAATACACCGGCGGCACCGTGTTGCACCTGTACATGGCCGAGCAGATTTCCTCGACCCAGGCCTGCAAGCAATTGGTGCGCAAGGCGCTGGGGCGGTTCCGTCTGCCGTACCTCACGGTCACGCCGACGTTCTCGATCTGCCCGGTACATGGCTACCTCGCCGGTGAGCATGAGTTCTGTCCCAAGTGCGATGACGTGCTGGCCCTGGCCGCGCAGTCCTGA
- the nrdD gene encoding anaerobic ribonucleoside-triphosphate reductase — MQASQPQRQRCEIWTRVMGYHRPVSAFNPGKQSEHKERVHFTETAAAVGRQ, encoded by the coding sequence ATGCAAGCATCCCAGCCACAACGTCAGCGCTGCGAAATCTGGACCCGGGTGATGGGCTACCACCGGCCGGTGTCGGCGTTCAATCCCGGCAAGCAGTCCGAGCACAAGGAACGCGTGCACTTCACTGAAACGGCGGCTGCGGTCGGGCGCCAATGA
- a CDS encoding anaerobic ribonucleoside-triphosphate reductase activating protein, whose amino-acid sequence MSRALRVGGMVPLTTLDYPGMLACVLFCQGCAWRCRYCHNPGLIPPRASTEVDWRRVLLFLQRRRDLLDAVVFSGGEPTLQEGLPAAMDEVRAMGFHIGLHSAGIKPGGFANALRHADWVGFDVKALAEDCQSITQVRGSGAANWRSLDALLASGVEYECRTTVHWHLIDPSRLLLLAQRLQARGVQRFAVQMVRTASMLDTQLPSAPLQAALPELWGRLRELFPAFVLRG is encoded by the coding sequence ATGAGTCGAGCGCTACGGGTCGGGGGCATGGTGCCCCTGACCACCCTCGACTACCCCGGCATGCTCGCCTGCGTGCTGTTCTGCCAAGGCTGCGCCTGGCGTTGCCGTTACTGCCACAACCCTGGCCTGATCCCGCCGCGCGCGAGCACCGAGGTGGATTGGCGCCGGGTGCTGCTGTTCCTGCAGCGGCGCCGGGACTTGCTCGATGCGGTGGTGTTCAGCGGTGGCGAACCGACGTTGCAGGAAGGCCTGCCGGCGGCCATGGACGAAGTGCGCGCGATGGGCTTTCACATCGGTCTGCACAGCGCGGGGATCAAGCCGGGCGGGTTTGCCAATGCGCTGCGCCATGCCGACTGGGTCGGGTTTGACGTCAAGGCGCTGGCCGAAGACTGCCAGTCGATTACGCAGGTCAGGGGCAGCGGCGCCGCCAACTGGCGCAGCCTCGATGCCTTGCTTGCCAGTGGCGTGGAGTACGAATGCCGCACCACGGTGCATTGGCACCTGATCGACCCATCGCGCCTGTTACTGCTGGCCCAGCGTTTGCAAGCCCGTGGTGTGCAGCGTTTCGCCGTGCAGATGGTGCGCACGGCCAGCATGCTCGACACGCAATTGCCGAGTGCGCCGCTACAGGCCGCGTTGCCGGAATTATGGGGGCGTTTGCGCGAGTTGTTTCCCGCTTTTGTATTGCGCGGGTGA